A window of the Molothrus ater isolate BHLD 08-10-18 breed brown headed cowbird chromosome 16, BPBGC_Mater_1.1, whole genome shotgun sequence genome harbors these coding sequences:
- the SBK1 gene encoding serine/threonine-protein kinase SBK1 isoform X1: MDSFCFVCFQKEELQPLHLHSATMSAGSIEQEPSRKLGCCGVPLITEDMQSLAIRTLSGTDITKHYDLIRELGKGTYGKVDLVSHKSTGTKMALKFVNKSKTKLKNFLREFSITNTLSSSPFIIKVFDVVFETEDCYVFAQEYAPGGDLFDIIPPQVGLPEELVKRCVQQLGLALDYMHSKSLVHRDIKPENVLLFDRDCRRVKLADFGMTRKVGCRVKRISGTIPYTAPEVCQAGRAEGFAVDTSIDVWAFGVLIFCVLTGNFPWEAAVASDAFFEEFVRWQKGRLAGLPSQWRRFTDSALRMFQRLLALDPEKRCPVKEVFYFIKCDLMAEVRCRPSYRSRKHARDKLPAGPHCHEAGGSCTPAPLKRTVLTEGSGAARPEPGAAAAGTASRTDGRQDKGKGQMVLATAIEICV; the protein is encoded by the exons CGCAACCATGAGCGCGGGCTCGATTGAGCAGGAGCCGTCGCGCAAGCTGGGCTGCTGCGGGGTGCCCCTGATCACCGAGGACATGCAGTCCCTGGCCATCCGCACCCTCTCGGGCACCGACATCACCAAGCACTACGACCTCATCCGCGAGCTCGGCAAGGGCACCTACGGCAAGGTGGACCTGGTGTCCCACAAAAGCACAG GCACCAAGATGGCCCTGAAGTTCGTCAACAAGAGCAAGACGAAGCTGAAGAACTTCCTGCGGGAATTCAGCATCACCAACACgctctcctccagccccttcATCATCAAGGTCTTTGACGTGGTCTTCGAGACCGAGGACTGCTACGTGTTCGCTCAGGAGTACGCCCCCGGCGGGGACCTCTTCGACATCATCCCGCCCCAG GTGGGGCTCCCCGAGGAGCTGGTGAAGCGCTGCgtgcagcagctgggcctggcCCTCGACTACATGCACAGCAAGAGCCTGGTGCACCGGGACATCAAACCGGAGAACGTGCTGCTCTTCGACCGCGACTGCCGCCGCGTCAAGCTGGCGGATTTCGGCATGACACGCAAGGTGGGCTGCCGGGTCAAGCGCATCAGCGGCACCATCCCCTACACGGCCCCCGAGGTGTGCCAGGCCGGCCGGGCCGAGGGCTTCGCCGTGGACACCAGCATCGACGTGTGGGCTTTCGGGGTGCTCATCTTCTGCGTGCTCACCGGGAACTTCCCCTGGGAGGCGGCGGTGGCGTCCGACGCCTTCTTCGAGGAGTTTGTGCGGTGGCAGAAGGGGCGGCTGGCGGGGCTGCCCTCGCAGTGGCGGCGCTTCACGGACAGCGCCCTGCGCATGTTCCAGCGCCTGCTGGCCCTCGACCCCGAGAAGCGCTGCCCCGTCAAGGAGGTTTTCTACTTCATCAAGTGCGACCTCATGGCCGAGGTGCGGTGCCGGCCCTCGTACCGCTCCCGCAAGCACGCCAGGGACAAGCTCCCGGCCGGGCCCCACTGCCACGAGGCCGGCGGCTCCTGCACCCCCGCCCCGCTCAAGAGGACCGTCCTGACCGAGGGGAGCGGAGCGGCCCGCCCCGAGCCCGGCGCAGCCGCCGCGGGCACGGCCAGCAGGACAGACGGACGGCAGGACAAGGGCAAGGGGCAGATGGTCCTGGCCACAGCAATAGAGATCTGCGTGTGA
- the SBK1 gene encoding serine/threonine-protein kinase SBK1 isoform X2, producing the protein MSAGSIEQEPSRKLGCCGVPLITEDMQSLAIRTLSGTDITKHYDLIRELGKGTYGKVDLVSHKSTGTKMALKFVNKSKTKLKNFLREFSITNTLSSSPFIIKVFDVVFETEDCYVFAQEYAPGGDLFDIIPPQVGLPEELVKRCVQQLGLALDYMHSKSLVHRDIKPENVLLFDRDCRRVKLADFGMTRKVGCRVKRISGTIPYTAPEVCQAGRAEGFAVDTSIDVWAFGVLIFCVLTGNFPWEAAVASDAFFEEFVRWQKGRLAGLPSQWRRFTDSALRMFQRLLALDPEKRCPVKEVFYFIKCDLMAEVRCRPSYRSRKHARDKLPAGPHCHEAGGSCTPAPLKRTVLTEGSGAARPEPGAAAAGTASRTDGRQDKGKGQMVLATAIEICV; encoded by the exons ATGAGCGCGGGCTCGATTGAGCAGGAGCCGTCGCGCAAGCTGGGCTGCTGCGGGGTGCCCCTGATCACCGAGGACATGCAGTCCCTGGCCATCCGCACCCTCTCGGGCACCGACATCACCAAGCACTACGACCTCATCCGCGAGCTCGGCAAGGGCACCTACGGCAAGGTGGACCTGGTGTCCCACAAAAGCACAG GCACCAAGATGGCCCTGAAGTTCGTCAACAAGAGCAAGACGAAGCTGAAGAACTTCCTGCGGGAATTCAGCATCACCAACACgctctcctccagccccttcATCATCAAGGTCTTTGACGTGGTCTTCGAGACCGAGGACTGCTACGTGTTCGCTCAGGAGTACGCCCCCGGCGGGGACCTCTTCGACATCATCCCGCCCCAG GTGGGGCTCCCCGAGGAGCTGGTGAAGCGCTGCgtgcagcagctgggcctggcCCTCGACTACATGCACAGCAAGAGCCTGGTGCACCGGGACATCAAACCGGAGAACGTGCTGCTCTTCGACCGCGACTGCCGCCGCGTCAAGCTGGCGGATTTCGGCATGACACGCAAGGTGGGCTGCCGGGTCAAGCGCATCAGCGGCACCATCCCCTACACGGCCCCCGAGGTGTGCCAGGCCGGCCGGGCCGAGGGCTTCGCCGTGGACACCAGCATCGACGTGTGGGCTTTCGGGGTGCTCATCTTCTGCGTGCTCACCGGGAACTTCCCCTGGGAGGCGGCGGTGGCGTCCGACGCCTTCTTCGAGGAGTTTGTGCGGTGGCAGAAGGGGCGGCTGGCGGGGCTGCCCTCGCAGTGGCGGCGCTTCACGGACAGCGCCCTGCGCATGTTCCAGCGCCTGCTGGCCCTCGACCCCGAGAAGCGCTGCCCCGTCAAGGAGGTTTTCTACTTCATCAAGTGCGACCTCATGGCCGAGGTGCGGTGCCGGCCCTCGTACCGCTCCCGCAAGCACGCCAGGGACAAGCTCCCGGCCGGGCCCCACTGCCACGAGGCCGGCGGCTCCTGCACCCCCGCCCCGCTCAAGAGGACCGTCCTGACCGAGGGGAGCGGAGCGGCCCGCCCCGAGCCCGGCGCAGCCGCCGCGGGCACGGCCAGCAGGACAGACGGACGGCAGGACAAGGGCAAGGGGCAGATGGTCCTGGCCACAGCAATAGAGATCTGCGTGTGA